The Sphingobacteriales bacterium nucleotide sequence CACCATCATCTAAAATCATGTTTAATGGTTTTTCAGCAGAACCAAAAAATAAAGTTTGCTCAATACACCAATCAAATTCTTGCTCGTTCATTCCTTTCCACGCAAATACTGGAATGCCTGCTGCTGCTATTGCTGCTGCTGCATGGTCTTGTGTAGAAAATATATTACATGAACTCCAAGTAACTTCAGCACCTAAATGTACCAATGTTTCAATCAATACTGCAGTTTGGATAGTCATGTGTAGACATCCTGCAATTCTTGCACCTTTTAATGGTTTGCTTTCTCCAAACTCTGCTCTTAATGACATTAGACCTGGCATTTCTGCTTCTGCTAATTGAATTTCTTTTCTTCCCCATTCAGCTAAAGAAATGTCTTTAACTTTGTATGGTAATTTAAAATCTATTGCTGTTTTTGTACTCATAATTAATTTTTATTTTGACTCGACAAAAATATATATTTGAATTAAAATATAAATTGTCCTATAGCAATAAAAACTATTTTATGAGTTTGTTGTTGTAATTATTAACTTTGTACTTAAATAAATTTTATGATTATTCCTAAAAAAGTAGAGAAAGCATTAAACCAACATTTGGAAATGGAAGCTAATGCTGTATTTAATTATTTGGCTGTTTCGGCTTGGTGCGAAAGTGAAGGTTTAGAAGGTTGTGCTAAGTTTTTCAGATCACAATCAGATGAAGAGCATATTCATTTTATGAAATTTTTTGATTATTTGAATGAAGTTGGTGAGCATGCCATTGTGCCTGCTGTAAAACAACCAAGAAATTCTTACAAAGATATTTTAGAAGTTTGTGAGCAATCACTTAAAAGTGAACAGAGTGTTACTAAATCTATTTATAATATTGTGAAGATTGCAGAACATGAAGGCGATATGGCAACAGTAGACTTTTTGCGTTTTTTTGTAGACGAACAACGTGAAGAAGAAGTTCAGTTTAAACGCATTATTGATAAAATAAAATTGATAGGAAAAGGTGCTCAGAGCTTATACTATATTGACAAAGAATTTGAAACCATACTAAGTCAAAAAGTGAAGGCAGCAGCTAAACAAGCTTAAAGTGACAACTAAATATTATTGTATAAATTAATTATATGGCATCTGGTTTTTTTGCAATATTAGATGATATTGCTATGTTGATGGATGATGTTGCTACAATGGGAAAAATAGCAACTAAAAAAACAGCAGGAATTCTTGGAGATGATTTGGCAGTAAATGCAGAAAAAGCAACTGGATTTGTAGCCTCAAGAGAGATTCCTGTACTTTGGGCAATTACAAAAGGTTCATTTTTGAATAAATTAATCATCTTACCAATAGTTTTTTTGTTGAATTTCTTTTTTCCATTTTTAATAAAAATTATTCTAATATTTGGTGGATTGTTTTTAGCCTATGAAGGTGCAGAAAAAATTATTGAATTTTTCTTTCATAAAAAAACAGCTGTTGAAGTTGAAGAAAATACAGAAGAAAAAGATGTAGAAACCTTAGAAAAAGAAAAAATTAAATCTGCCATTACTACTGATTTTATTTTGTCTTTAGAAATTGTAATTATAGCATTGAGTACAGTAATTGGAAAACCATTGCTTACTCAAATTGCTGTGGTATCTTGTGTTGCAATTATTGCTACAATTGGAGTTTATGGTATAGTTGCATTAATTGTACGTATGGACGATGCTGGAGTTTTTTTAGTGAATAAATCAAATGAAACAGGTATACGATCTAAACTACGCTTTGGGTTGATTAAATTAGTGCCATTAATTATTAGACTTTTGGCTATAATTGGTACATTTGCCTTGTTGCTAGTAGCTGGTGGCATATTTGCACACAATAGTCACTATATACATGATTTATTTCATGGTTTCCCAGAATTATTAAGAGATTTAATTTTAGGCTTAGTATTTGGCACAGCAGTAGTTGGAGTAGTAACTTTAGTAAAAAAGATACTAAAAAAATAATTTTTGTATAGAATATAGATGTATTTAGAAATACTCTAACTTATATTTTTGTGTAAAATCCCAAAGTGCAATATATAAAGAAGAGTTTAATAAATGTAATCGTTTTCTAAATGGTGCTGAGATAGTGAAAATTCCTCCAGAGGCATCTAAACAAAAATCTGCAAATTTATCACTATCTTGGAAATTATCGACAATTATTCCTGTTTCTTTGTCTCTTTGTATAATAGGAATTTTATTACTGTCTTGCCCATTGTATTTATGTATTATATATATATAATTTCTAATTATATCTAGTAATTTAAATTTGTAATCGGTTTCTAAAATATTGTTTCTTGAAGTTGTAATGTTTTTTACTAGAATATTAAAGTTTTCAATCTCTACTTCATTCATATTATCATAACTGATATTATTAATATCAGTTAATTTATCTTTATACTCAGAAAATATGTCGTCATTTACTTCCTTAATAATTCCAAACATTTCATTTAGCTCATTATTTTTAAAAATAAGATCAATTGCATCTCTGATATCACTAAGAAATCTGATAAAATGATTTTTTGATTCTTTGTTTTTAGAGTTTGTTTTAAAGTAAAACTCTGGTAACATACTATATAGTTTTTTAAATGTTTTGTTGCTTACATCATTCTCTGATAGTTTGTACACAATAAGTAATCTAAAAAATAACATAATAATATTTCTTTCAGCAATTTGATGATTTGAATCATGTAGTTGATTTGCTTGAAGTAATAAATAGTTGATATGCCAGTAAGTGTACTGTTCTATATTCTTGTTAAATGAAATAGAATAAGTAAGAAAATCAACATACAGATATGCATTGAAATCTTTGTGTTTTAATAAGATTTCATTTATGATTTCATTTTCTAAACTTGTAAAAATTTTATTAATATTAATTATATTTTCGTTGTCATTGAGTGGTTTATACGTACATTTTTTAGGATAATTCTCAGAATTAAAAAATTTAATATACCTTTGATATTTTTTAATATCAAAATTTTTTAAATTATCTAAAATAGAATCCATCATAAAGTTTGATATTTCATGAAGAAAAACACTAAGAAAAATATAAGGTTCAAAAATATGTTGTTGATTTATTTTTAATGAGTTTTTTGTACTATTTATTCCAATTTTATCAGAAATATAAACTAATTGAGGACTTATGTTTTCATAAATTTTATGTCTAAATTTGGGGCTTACATTTCTATATGCAGATGTGTTGTAGTGTAGATGGTATCCAAAATATTTATATAATGCATCATAAATACTTAATTGTTGATGAATAGCACCTTTATAATCTAAATTAATATCTGTTAAATCTGCTGTTCTATGAGTTTGAAAATATCTATCATGGAATGCGCTTTCAAAGATTCTACAAGATTCTGTTAATTCATTTATAATCTCACTTTTAGGCTTGACTTCATAGATATTATATGAATTATTGATTTCATAATCATTAATTTTCTGTAAGATTTGTATTTTTAGAAATACCTCTAGTTCTATAAATGAGCCAAAAAGTACCTCATCTTGTATTACATTATTAAAAATATTACATATAGAAATTACTTTTTCTATTAATATTTTAGGAGCACCAATTTTCTTTAGTTTTTCTTCATATCGAATAATTGTTGATGGTTTTACAGCACATCTGTCATCTAAAATATTATCAATTGAGTACCAATGCTCATTTTCATCGAATGTATCAATGATATCATTAATATTCATTCTGAAGGATACAGAAGTAATACATTCTCTAATATTATTTATTATTGCTTCTGATTTAGTGTTTAAGAAGTTTAGATATTTTATAAATAACTCAATATTGCTTTGTTCAAAATTTATTAAATCATTAATAACCATATCGCCTCTTCCAAGTGTAAGAGAAGCATTGTTGGTGCGTCCCAAATTACCGAAATCAGTTATCTCATCGAGCTTAGTAATAATTGCATCATAAGTTTTTCTAAAATGACCTGGCTTTACGAACCATTTGGTGACAATTTGTAAATTAGAAATATCAATATCCAATTGTTTGCTTGTATTCTTAAAGAAATCTGTATGGACTCCAAAATTTGAAATTGTATCTACAAATAAGTGGTTGTTGAATAAACTTAAAGTATCTTGAGGTTCTTCTTCTTTGCTGTCCTGCCAATTAAATAGTAGAGAATTTTCTAGAAATATTTTTTTTTCCTTACTATCTTGTTCACATAAATCATTAATAGATAGCTCTCTAATGTCTGATAATAGTTTAGATAATTTATTAGTTGAATTAGAAAATAACATCAAAATTAACTCATGACTTCCTAAATTCAATAATATTATATTTTCTATACCACTAATTTTATCATTTATACAGTTTATAACTTTATTTAGATAATAAGAGCCATTACCAATTAAAATACTTGGGTTTAGTTTTAATTGAGTAGAAACAATAAATGGATTTTTCTCTGTGAAATCAGTTGAGGTTATTTTTTTTATTTTTTCTAAAAAATAATTTTGTTCTATCTTTGGTGTTTTTATCTTTGGTATTAATGTGCTAAAAACTTGGAAATCAAAATTTCTAGGTTTATATTCCAAATCAAGAATGGAGGAAGGAAAAGGACAGAAGTTTCTATTGGCAAATTCAGTATCATCAGTTAGAGTAAAAATCAGTAAATCAAATTTTCCAAATAGGAAATAGCCATTGGGAGAATAAAGCTGATGGTCATCATTAGGCTTATATTTATCAGAATCTTTAAAATGTTTATTTAATTCTTCTTTGTATTTTTTGAAGATAGGTGATTTATCATTTTTGAAATTTTCATCGTAGAATTTGGTTGTTGGAGTATCGTTAGGTGTAGTAACAAAAGAAATGAACGCACTCAGATTTTCAAAATTTATCATGTAATACTAGCTTTCAAATTACCAAAAATAAATAAACAAGCTTCAAATTCTAAATTAGAAGCAACTAATTTTCTAATGAAATAATTTTTGAATTAAAAGTTATATTTATCTAACTTAATCTTAGAACCTTCATTGAAATCATCATTAGCTCCAAATGCCTTACTTGTAACATCTATAAATCTAAATCCGTTATGGGCATTATCTTTACCATAATAGAGTAAATAATTTTTATTTCTGTTATAATGAGCAGGAAATAATACATTTATATAAAACTCTTCGAAAGTTTTAATATCATTTTCAGTTAGAATATTATTAGGTTTAGGCTTGTCAGACACTGGGGTTGAATATCCTTTGGCAATATTAATGTATGCCCAATCTAAAAGGTGAGAAATTCTATTTCTGTACATAAGCTTGTTGTCATTTTTATACTCATGTATTACCATATATTCCACAAATTGGTACTCATACATAAAATCTTCAGCGATTGCTTCCTCAATTCTGTAATCCATTATAAATTACTTTTTGTTGTATTGAAAATAATGATATTATATTGTAGACTTGATGTCTTCATTTTGTTTTGATTGTCCAAGATACGAATATATTTTTAAATGAATAATTTTTAACATAAAATTAATAAAGAAATTGTACATCTAATTATTATATAATTGTTTAAAAATAAAATCTTTATATCAAATTTAATGACATAATATTTTAACTAAAGTTTTTCTTTTAATCATTTTGTGGATAACTTATTTTTTTGTAGAAATACTCTATTATTTATGATATCAACTTCTGTACCATTTTCATTATAATTAACCTTTGTAACAAAAAAACCTATATCGTTATGTTCTTCTCTTCCAATTTTAGTATTTGGAATTTTTATTAATTCCTCTATATCAAAAATATAATTTTCTAAATCTAAATCTTTTGGTGGTATTAAGCATCCTGGTATGTTAATTTGATAATCAGAAAGTGACTTATATGCTTGCGCATCTTCTGCTACATCGCTGTTTTTGTGAATATGTCCACAATATCCAATATTTATAATATTTTCACTTAGATATTTTTGGGTTTCCTTTGTTTTTTTAGGCGTATATTCTTTAAATATTCTACAGTTTGAGTGCAGTTATCAGAAATGTATTCAAGTGGATGATGCAGAATTAGTATGTTGAAATCATTTTTACTGTCCTTTCTATTAAAACCACAATTTTTTATTCTATTCTCATTAATGATATAAAGATTTTTGTAATTTAGATGATCTCCATTGGTAGATAACCATGAAGTATTTAAATTCAATATTCCTATATTTAGTCTATTTTTTATTTCTATTTTTTTGAAACCATTCACAAAATTATCATCAACAAAAGAAACTATATTAATATTATTTTTATCCTTATAATTTTCTTTGAGTTTATCTATTAATGATATGTAGTTTTTGTATGTTTCAGAATAATTATAGTACTTTAAAATATTATGTTTAATTTTAAAAATATTATTAGAAATATCTTGAGTAGCACTTTTTATATTATAGTAAGTTATTTCTTTTAGCATTTCTATGCCATTCGTCTTTCTTCCATTATATTTTTCTTTATCAAATATTTTACATGTTTTATGTTCAAAGATTTCTTCTATAACTTTATCTTTAATTTTTTTACGATGTACATCATCAAATAATTTATGTTTATCTCTACTGTTAATTATTTTTGAACATGTACAGTCGTCCTCAATTTCACACAAGTTTTTTTCTATAAATTGATTTACATTTCTTTCAATACTATTTAAAAACGATTTTACCTCATCACATCTTGTACAAGTATAACAAATATCTGTGCATAAGTCGTGGTTTCCCCCAGCAAAAACAATATATATGTTTTTGTTAACATCATTATTTATCCCACAAATAATATTATTAACAAATTCTGAGAAACATTTGATTGATACTTCACAATTATTATTGCGGTCAATTATATCACCACCAAATATTATAATAAAAGAATTGCTTTCGTCCTTTATATCATTAATGTAAGATACTATTTTTTTAAATAATAAATTATATTTTGTAATGTTCTCTTTTTTAATATGTAAGTCAGTAAAATGTAATACAATAAAATCACTCATAACCTATAAATGCCACAAATATAATATTTTTAGAGATTATTTAATAGATTACTTATAAAATTGCTTACCTGCATTTGCATAGTCTACTAAAATTTGTGCAGGTTTAAATCTAGCACCATATTTTTGTTCTAATTCTTCTAAAATACGAA carries:
- a CDS encoding ferritin encodes the protein MIIPKKVEKALNQHLEMEANAVFNYLAVSAWCESEGLEGCAKFFRSQSDEEHIHFMKFFDYLNEVGEHAIVPAVKQPRNSYKDILEVCEQSLKSEQSVTKSIYNIVKIAEHEGDMATVDFLRFFVDEQREEEVQFKRIIDKIKLIGKGAQSLYYIDKEFETILSQKVKAAAKQA
- a CDS encoding DUF808 domain-containing protein → MASGFFAILDDIAMLMDDVATMGKIATKKTAGILGDDLAVNAEKATGFVASREIPVLWAITKGSFLNKLIILPIVFLLNFFFPFLIKIILIFGGLFLAYEGAEKIIEFFFHKKTAVEVEENTEEKDVETLEKEKIKSAITTDFILSLEIVIIALSTVIGKPLLTQIAVVSCVAIIATIGVYGIVALIVRMDDAGVFLVNKSNETGIRSKLRFGLIKLVPLIIRLLAIIGTFALLLVAGGIFAHNSHYIHDLFHGFPELLRDLILGLVFGTAVVGVVTLVKKILKK
- a CDS encoding metallophosphoesterase codes for the protein MSDFIVLHFTDLHIKKENITKYNLLFKKIVSYINDIKDESNSFIIIFGGDIIDRNNNCEVSIKCFSEFVNNIICGINNDVNKNIYIVFAGGNHDLCTDICYTCTRCDEVKSFLNSIERNVNQFIEKNLCEIEDDCTCSKIINSRDKHKLFDDVHRKKIKDKVIEEIFEHKTCKIFDKEKYNGRKTNGIEMLKEITYYNIKSATQDISNNIFKIKHNILKYYNYSETYKNYISLIDKLKENYKDKNNINIVSFVDDNFVNGFKKIEIKNRLNIGILNLNTSWLSTNGDHLNYKNLYIINENRIKNCGFNRKDSKNDFNILILHHPLEYISDNCTQTVEYLKNIRLKKQRKPKNI